In Ovis aries strain OAR_USU_Benz2616 breed Rambouillet chromosome 14, ARS-UI_Ramb_v3.0, whole genome shotgun sequence, a single genomic region encodes these proteins:
- the LOC114108740 gene encoding putative killer cell immunoglobulin-like receptor like protein KIR3DP1 isoform X1 — protein sequence MRVPGMWGPSELAISDVLFLLGICVSLRIWAAVGEYEKPSLSAWPSPVVPLGQTVTLWCHSGPLFVIFRLFKRVGTSLHKIQEQHFNTFTLGPVTTEHAGSYTCSGADWSRFVWSDVSDPLLIMVTDVSTKPSISAHPGTLVRAGENVTLRCHSSLLFETFILHKKSSTVHFQRRGETFTGGHARADFFIGPMTEGSVGTYRCYGSVSRSPYEWSAPSDPVDIIITGQSKKPSLSAHGAPVVRSGENVTLVCSSSEIDFDQFHLLREGENLGRPLTAQPVPRGALQAEFPLGPGTPAHRGVYRCYGSFTRSPYSWSDSSDPLFLSAAGSTTSTCPSTMDPHTTEETQLPQDHSSTWYIVLGLSIAFTSTSIILAALVCHWCSTPNHVAIMDGEPMEDRKVNGEDSAAEDVIYAHLDLGTLSERRFTPAPLRPMHPSVEPIIYEEFNIN from the exons ATGAGGGTGCCAGGAATGTGGGGTCCATCAGAACTAGCTATCTCTGACGTGCTTTTCCTTCTAGGAATCTGTGTGAGTCTGAGGATCTGGGCAGCTGTGG GTGAATATGAGAAGCCCTCTTTGTCAGCCTGGCCAAGTCCTGTGGTTCCCTTAGGACAGACTGTGACTCTTTGGTGTCACTCTGGTCCTCTATTTGTGATATTCAGACTGTTCAAAAGAGTTGGGACTAGTTTGCACAAGATCCAGGAACAACATTTCAACACCTTCACCCTTGGTCCGGTGACCACGGAACATGCCGGGTCCTACACATGTTCTGGAGCCGATTGGTCTCGCTTTGTGTGGTCCGATGTCAGTGATCCCCTGCTGATTATGGTCACAG ATGTGTCCACCAAACCATCCATCTCAGCCCACCCAGGCACCCTCGTGCGTGCAGGAGAGAATGTGACCCTCCGCTGTCACTCATCGTTACTGTTTGAAACATTTATCCTGCACAAAAAGAGCAGCACAGTGCATTTCCAGAGACGTGGAGAGACGTTCACGGGTGGGCATGCCCGAGCTGACTTCTTCATTGGCCCCATGACTGAGGGTAGTGTGGGCACCTACAGATGCTACGGCTCTGTCAGCCGCTCCCCCTATGAGTGGTCAGCCcccagcgaccccgtggacatcATCATCACAG GTCAGTCCAAGAAACCCTCTCTCTCAGCCCATGGAGCCCCCGTGGTGAGGTCAGGAGAGAATGTGACCTTGGTTTGCAGCTCATCTGAGATCGATTTTGACCAGTTCCATCTGCTCAGGGAGGGCGAGAACCTTGGGCGCCCGCTCACTGCCCAGCCGGTCCCCCGCGGAGCACTCCAAGCAGAGTTCCCTCTGGGTCCTGGGACCCCAGCCCACAGGGGGGTCTACAGGTGCTACGGCTCCTTCACTCGCTCTCCCTACTCATGGTCAGACTCCAGCGACCCACTGTTCCTGTCTGCCGCAG GATCCACTACAAGTACTTGCCCGTCAACCATGGATCCACACACCAcagaag AAACACAGCTTCCTCAGGATCACTCCAGCACGTGGTACATTGTCCTTGGGCTCTCCATAGCCTTCACCTCTACCAGCATCATCCTCGCTGCTCTTGTCTGTCACTGGTGTTCTACCCCAAATC ATGTTGCCATCATGGATGGAGAGCCCATGGAAGACAGAAAAGTGAACGGCGAG GACTCTGCAGCAGAAGATGTGATATACGCTCACTTGGACCTTGGGACCCTCTCCGAGAGACGGTTCACTCCCGCTCCCTTGAGGCCCATGCACCCCTCTGTCGAGCCCATTATCTATGAGGAATTCAACATAAACTAA
- the LOC114108740 gene encoding putative killer cell immunoglobulin-like receptor-like protein KIR3DX1 isoform X2, translated as MCPILLSLLSLGICVSLRIWAAVGEYEKPSLSAWPSPVVPLGQTVTLWCHSGPLFVIFRLFKRVGTSLHKIQEQHFNTFTLGPVTTEHAGSYTCSGADWSRFVWSDVSDPLLIMVTDVSTKPSISAHPGTLVRAGENVTLRCHSSLLFETFILHKKSSTVHFQRRGETFTGGHARADFFIGPMTEGSVGTYRCYGSVSRSPYEWSAPSDPVDIIITGQSKKPSLSAHGAPVVRSGENVTLVCSSSEIDFDQFHLLREGENLGRPLTAQPVPRGALQAEFPLGPGTPAHRGVYRCYGSFTRSPYSWSDSSDPLFLSAAGSTTSTCPSTMDPHTTEETQLPQDHSSTWYIVLGLSIAFTSTSIILAALVCHWCSTPNHVAIMDGEPMEDRKVNGEDSAAEDVIYAHLDLGTLSERRFTPAPLRPMHPSVEPIIYEEFNIN; from the exons ATGTGCCCCATACTTCTCAGCCTCCTGAGTCTTG GAATCTGTGTGAGTCTGAGGATCTGGGCAGCTGTGG GTGAATATGAGAAGCCCTCTTTGTCAGCCTGGCCAAGTCCTGTGGTTCCCTTAGGACAGACTGTGACTCTTTGGTGTCACTCTGGTCCTCTATTTGTGATATTCAGACTGTTCAAAAGAGTTGGGACTAGTTTGCACAAGATCCAGGAACAACATTTCAACACCTTCACCCTTGGTCCGGTGACCACGGAACATGCCGGGTCCTACACATGTTCTGGAGCCGATTGGTCTCGCTTTGTGTGGTCCGATGTCAGTGATCCCCTGCTGATTATGGTCACAG ATGTGTCCACCAAACCATCCATCTCAGCCCACCCAGGCACCCTCGTGCGTGCAGGAGAGAATGTGACCCTCCGCTGTCACTCATCGTTACTGTTTGAAACATTTATCCTGCACAAAAAGAGCAGCACAGTGCATTTCCAGAGACGTGGAGAGACGTTCACGGGTGGGCATGCCCGAGCTGACTTCTTCATTGGCCCCATGACTGAGGGTAGTGTGGGCACCTACAGATGCTACGGCTCTGTCAGCCGCTCCCCCTATGAGTGGTCAGCCcccagcgaccccgtggacatcATCATCACAG GTCAGTCCAAGAAACCCTCTCTCTCAGCCCATGGAGCCCCCGTGGTGAGGTCAGGAGAGAATGTGACCTTGGTTTGCAGCTCATCTGAGATCGATTTTGACCAGTTCCATCTGCTCAGGGAGGGCGAGAACCTTGGGCGCCCGCTCACTGCCCAGCCGGTCCCCCGCGGAGCACTCCAAGCAGAGTTCCCTCTGGGTCCTGGGACCCCAGCCCACAGGGGGGTCTACAGGTGCTACGGCTCCTTCACTCGCTCTCCCTACTCATGGTCAGACTCCAGCGACCCACTGTTCCTGTCTGCCGCAG GATCCACTACAAGTACTTGCCCGTCAACCATGGATCCACACACCAcagaag AAACACAGCTTCCTCAGGATCACTCCAGCACGTGGTACATTGTCCTTGGGCTCTCCATAGCCTTCACCTCTACCAGCATCATCCTCGCTGCTCTTGTCTGTCACTGGTGTTCTACCCCAAATC ATGTTGCCATCATGGATGGAGAGCCCATGGAAGACAGAAAAGTGAACGGCGAG GACTCTGCAGCAGAAGATGTGATATACGCTCACTTGGACCTTGGGACCCTCTCCGAGAGACGGTTCACTCCCGCTCCCTTGAGGCCCATGCACCCCTCTGTCGAGCCCATTATCTATGAGGAATTCAACATAAACTAA